Proteins encoded in a region of the Mycolicibacterium neoaurum genome:
- a CDS encoding bifunctional 2-methylcitrate synthase/citrate synthase produces the protein MSAVGNSPRIYKGLAGVVVDTTAVSKVVPETNSLTYRGYAVQDLATKCSFEEVAYLLWHGELPNDQELALFTQRERAARRMDRGMQSLLSKLPDTCHPMDVVRTLISYMGAQDAQEDDSSPKSNYEKSLRMLAVLPTIVAADMRRRRGLDPIAPHSHMSYSQNFLHMCFGDVPEKAIVDAFEASMVLYAEHSFNASTFAARVVTSTQSDIYSAVTAGIGALKGPLHGGANEAVMHDMLEIGSADKASAWLHDKLSRKDKVMGFGHRVYKNGDSRVPTMKEALIRVAEVRDGKKWLDIYKALETDMAATTGIKPNLDFPTGPAYYLMGFDIECFTPIFVMSRIAGWAAHIMEQTASNALIRPLSEYVGPAQRPLER, from the coding sequence ATGAGCGCTGTTGGAAACAGCCCGCGCATCTACAAGGGTCTGGCCGGCGTCGTCGTCGACACGACCGCGGTCTCGAAGGTGGTCCCCGAGACCAACTCATTGACCTACCGAGGTTACGCGGTGCAGGATCTGGCCACCAAGTGCTCCTTCGAGGAAGTCGCCTACCTGTTGTGGCACGGCGAGCTGCCGAACGACCAGGAGCTGGCGCTGTTCACGCAGCGTGAGCGGGCCGCCCGCCGGATGGATCGGGGCATGCAGTCACTGCTGTCCAAGCTGCCCGACACCTGCCATCCGATGGATGTGGTGCGCACCCTGATCAGCTACATGGGCGCGCAGGACGCGCAAGAGGACGACAGCAGCCCGAAGTCGAACTACGAGAAGTCACTTCGGATGCTCGCCGTGCTGCCGACGATCGTCGCCGCCGATATGCGCCGGCGCCGCGGTCTCGATCCGATCGCGCCGCACAGCCATATGAGCTACTCGCAGAACTTCCTGCACATGTGCTTCGGCGACGTGCCGGAGAAGGCCATCGTCGACGCGTTCGAGGCGTCGATGGTGCTCTACGCCGAACACAGCTTCAATGCCTCCACCTTCGCCGCTCGGGTCGTCACCTCGACCCAGTCCGATATCTACAGCGCCGTCACCGCCGGAATCGGCGCGCTCAAGGGCCCGTTGCATGGCGGAGCCAACGAGGCCGTCATGCACGACATGCTGGAGATCGGTAGCGCCGACAAGGCATCGGCGTGGTTGCACGACAAGCTGTCCCGCAAGGACAAGGTGATGGGTTTCGGGCACCGTGTCTACAAGAACGGTGACTCCCGCGTGCCGACCATGAAGGAAGCCCTGATCCGCGTCGCCGAGGTCCGCGACGGCAAGAAGTGGTTGGACATCTACAAAGCCCTGGAGACCGATATGGCGGCGACCACGGGTATCAAACCGAACCTGGACTTCCCGACGGGACCGGCCTATTACCTGATGGGCTTCGACATCGAATGCTTCACGCCGATCTTCGTGATGAGCCGGATCGCCGGCTGGGCCGCCCACATCATGGAACAGACCGCTTCCAACGCGTTGATCCGCCCGCTCAGTGAGTATGTGGGCCCGGCTCAGCGACCGCTCGAACGGTGA
- the prpD gene encoding 2-methylcitrate dehydratase PrpD — translation MQNHEVRTRRSAEDFPRTEHLAWKIAEVAADPVEIDPATEEMVINRIIDNASVSAASVIRRPVTVARAQALAHPTRQGAAVFGVEGTYSAEWAAYANGVAVRELDFHDTFLAAEYSHPGDNIPALVAVGQQLGIRGSDLIRGLATAYEVQVDLVKGICLHENKIDHVAHLGPSAAAGLGTMLRLDTETIYNAIGQALHLTTATRQSRKGLISSWKAYAPAWAGKVAIEAVDRAMRGEGSPAPIWEGEDGVIAWMLGGPERTYTVPLPEPGEPKRAILDTYTKEHSAEYQSQAPIDLARRMRERIGDLEQIASIVLHTSNHTHVVIGTGSNDPQKFDPGASRETLDHSVMYIFAVALQDGTWHHEHSYAPERAHRPDTIELWSKISTVEDPEWTRRYHSTDPAEKAFGARAVITLKSGETIVDELAVADAHPLGARPFAREQYVHKFGVLAEGVVEAEEQQRFLNVADAVASIKPGGLGALNIKVDPRVIEKAPTIPSGIFG, via the coding sequence ATGCAGAACCATGAGGTACGTACCCGTCGCAGCGCCGAAGACTTTCCCCGCACCGAGCACCTCGCTTGGAAGATCGCCGAGGTCGCCGCCGACCCGGTGGAGATCGATCCGGCCACCGAGGAGATGGTGATCAACCGCATCATCGACAACGCGTCGGTGTCCGCGGCCTCGGTGATCCGCCGGCCCGTCACCGTCGCCCGCGCCCAGGCGCTGGCTCATCCGACCCGTCAGGGCGCTGCCGTCTTCGGTGTCGAAGGCACCTACTCGGCGGAATGGGCCGCCTACGCCAACGGTGTGGCCGTCCGTGAACTCGACTTCCACGACACCTTCCTGGCCGCCGAGTACTCCCACCCCGGTGACAACATCCCGGCGCTGGTGGCTGTCGGGCAACAGCTGGGCATCCGCGGTTCCGATCTGATCCGTGGCCTGGCCACCGCCTACGAGGTTCAGGTGGACCTGGTGAAGGGCATCTGCCTACACGAGAACAAGATCGACCACGTCGCCCACCTCGGGCCGTCCGCTGCCGCCGGCCTGGGCACCATGTTGCGGCTGGACACTGAGACCATCTACAACGCCATCGGCCAGGCCCTGCACCTGACCACCGCCACCCGGCAGTCCCGCAAGGGCCTCATCTCCAGCTGGAAGGCGTACGCCCCGGCCTGGGCCGGCAAGGTCGCCATCGAGGCCGTGGACCGCGCGATGCGCGGCGAGGGATCCCCAGCCCCCATCTGGGAGGGTGAGGATGGAGTCATCGCTTGGATGCTGGGCGGTCCGGAGCGCACCTACACCGTGCCGCTGCCGGAGCCGGGTGAGCCCAAGCGCGCGATCCTGGACACCTACACCAAGGAACATTCGGCCGAGTACCAAAGCCAGGCGCCCATCGACCTGGCCCGCCGGATGCGTGAGCGCATCGGTGACCTGGAGCAGATCGCCTCGATCGTGCTGCACACCAGCAACCACACCCACGTGGTGATCGGCACCGGATCGAACGACCCACAGAAGTTCGACCCGGGCGCCTCGCGCGAGACCCTGGACCACTCGGTGATGTACATCTTCGCCGTCGCGCTGCAGGACGGCACCTGGCATCACGAGCATTCCTACGCCCCGGAGCGCGCGCACCGCCCCGACACCATCGAGCTGTGGAGCAAGATCTCGACCGTCGAGGACCCGGAATGGACGCGTCGTTACCACAGCACCGACCCGGCCGAAAAGGCGTTCGGCGCCAGGGCTGTCATCACCCTCAAGAGCGGCGAGACCATCGTCGACGAGCTCGCCGTCGCCGATGCGCACCCGCTGGGCGCCCGGCCCTTCGCTCGCGAGCAGTACGTGCACAAGTTCGGTGTGCTGGCCGAGGGCGTGGTGGAAGCCGAAGAGCAGCAACGCTTCCTGAACGTCGCCGATGCTGTCGCGAGCATCAAGCCCGGCGGCCTGGGCGCGCTCAACATCAAGGTCGACCCGCGGGTCATCGAGAAGGCGCCGACGATTCCGTCTGGAATTTTCGGATGA
- the prpB gene encoding methylisocitrate lyase: protein MSGLLGATVSAVEKRARFRTALNSGRLQRYPGAFSPLVAKLVAEIGFDGVYVSGAVLSADLGLPDIGLTTLTEVTGRGAQIAAATDLPTLIDADTGFGEPMSAARTVTLMEDAGLAGLHLEDQVNPKRCGHLDGKAVVETSEMVKRLRAAVAARRDPNFIICARTDAAGIEGIGAAIDRAKAYADAGADLIFTEALYTPADFEHFRDAVDTPLLANMTEFGKSELLTASQLSDIGYNVVIYPVTTLRLAMHAVELGLREIASAGTQSGLLDQMQHRSRLYELLRYAQYNEFDSDIYNFALQGVAP from the coding sequence ATGAGCGGCCTGTTAGGCGCGACGGTTTCCGCCGTGGAGAAGCGCGCCAGGTTCCGGACCGCGCTGAATTCGGGTCGACTGCAACGCTATCCTGGCGCCTTCTCACCGCTGGTGGCCAAGCTGGTCGCCGAGATCGGCTTCGACGGGGTGTATGTCTCCGGTGCAGTGCTGTCGGCGGACCTGGGCCTGCCCGATATCGGGCTCACCACCCTGACCGAGGTGACCGGTCGCGGCGCCCAGATCGCGGCGGCGACGGATCTGCCGACGCTGATCGACGCCGACACCGGTTTCGGCGAGCCGATGAGCGCGGCGCGCACGGTCACCCTGATGGAGGACGCCGGCCTGGCCGGTCTGCACCTCGAGGATCAAGTGAATCCGAAACGCTGCGGTCATCTGGACGGCAAGGCCGTCGTGGAAACCTCGGAGATGGTGAAACGCCTGCGTGCCGCGGTGGCGGCGCGACGTGACCCGAACTTCATCATCTGTGCCCGCACCGACGCCGCGGGCATCGAGGGGATCGGGGCGGCCATCGACCGGGCCAAGGCCTACGCCGACGCCGGAGCCGACCTCATCTTCACCGAGGCCCTGTACACCCCAGCTGATTTCGAGCACTTCCGCGACGCGGTCGACACTCCGCTGCTGGCCAACATGACCGAGTTCGGCAAATCCGAGCTGCTGACCGCCAGTCAGCTGTCGGACATCGGCTACAACGTTGTCATCTACCCGGTCACCACGCTGCGGCTGGCCATGCACGCGGTCGAGCTCGGCCTACGTGAGATCGCCTCGGCAGGAACACAATCCGGTCTGCTGGACCAGATGCAACACCGCAGCCGGCTCTATGAGCTGCTGCGCTACGCCCAGTACAACGAATTCGACTCCGATATCTACAATTTCGCACTGCAGGGGGTGGCACCATGA